The following coding sequences are from one uncultured Desulfobacter sp. window:
- a CDS encoding thiamine pyrophosphate-dependent enzyme — MNTKRLMLGNEALAYGLLKNGCQMACAYPGTPSSEILSAVVSLKKEMDLDIHAQWAVNEKVAFETAYAGAQAGLRTAVAMKQVGLNVAADPLMSSVYLGVKGGFVVISADDPGPHSSQTEQDSRLMAVMAKLPVLDPDSPAQAAELAGIAFELSEAFEVPVMLRPTTRVCHSRQSMDVEKVDIAWREAAFEKNPGRWAATPKFRLQLHKELEAKLAKIADYEPTRPRLVSGTAKACGRAIVVAGVAAANARDIIKERDLDIPVYQVVQPFPLHKSFIKEMDAYDEILVLEETWGVIEMQLADKRRVKGKNTGFISPTGELLPENVEERICAFTGLDYQPAQITSLPGRRPTLCAGCPHRASFYAVKKVAPKGIFTSDIGCYTLGCNLGAVDTVTCMGAGISQAAGFTIAYAKNKKQPPVFSTIGDSTFFHSGITGLIETVTKKIPYVLVILDNRTTAMTGHQPTPATGLDASGDPCIAVNIPDIVKGCGVNFIKTADPYDLPAFIDILKEANAYCKENGPAVVIAEHPCLLDMDRGELAASFKKVAVNTDACDGCGYCVSQFECPALGMNNETEQVGIDAGLCTGCAVCSFVCPKGALVLENQE; from the coding sequence ATGAATACAAAACGACTGATGCTTGGAAACGAAGCCTTGGCCTATGGGTTGCTGAAAAACGGCTGCCAGATGGCCTGCGCTTACCCCGGCACCCCTTCTTCGGAAATATTGTCCGCAGTTGTTTCCCTGAAAAAAGAGATGGATCTGGACATTCACGCCCAGTGGGCCGTGAATGAGAAAGTGGCCTTTGAAACGGCTTATGCAGGTGCCCAGGCCGGCCTCAGGACAGCGGTTGCCATGAAACAGGTGGGCTTGAATGTGGCGGCGGATCCCTTGATGAGTTCCGTCTATTTGGGTGTTAAAGGCGGTTTTGTGGTGATCAGTGCCGATGATCCCGGTCCCCACTCCTCCCAGACCGAACAGGATTCTCGCCTGATGGCCGTTATGGCCAAACTGCCGGTGCTGGACCCCGATTCCCCGGCCCAGGCGGCCGAGCTTGCCGGTATTGCCTTTGAATTGTCCGAAGCCTTTGAGGTGCCGGTGATGCTGCGGCCCACCACCCGGGTCTGCCACTCCCGCCAGAGCATGGATGTGGAAAAAGTTGACATTGCGTGGCGTGAGGCTGCCTTTGAAAAAAATCCGGGCAGATGGGCGGCAACCCCGAAGTTCCGGCTTCAGCTGCACAAGGAGCTGGAAGCCAAGCTTGCCAAAATTGCGGATTATGAACCCACCCGCCCCCGGCTGGTATCCGGCACGGCCAAAGCCTGTGGCCGGGCCATCGTCGTGGCCGGTGTGGCGGCGGCCAATGCCAGGGACATCATTAAAGAAAGAGATCTGGACATTCCCGTCTACCAGGTGGTTCAGCCCTTTCCCTTACACAAAAGCTTCATCAAAGAGATGGATGCCTACGATGAGATCCTCGTGCTGGAAGAGACCTGGGGTGTCATTGAAATGCAGTTGGCAGACAAACGCCGGGTTAAAGGCAAAAACACGGGATTTATCTCTCCGACGGGTGAGCTGCTGCCCGAAAATGTGGAAGAACGGATCTGTGCGTTTACGGGGTTGGATTATCAGCCCGCGCAAATTACCTCACTGCCGGGACGGCGTCCGACCCTGTGTGCCGGTTGCCCCCACCGGGCGAGTTTTTATGCCGTTAAAAAAGTTGCCCCCAAGGGGATTTTTACCAGTGACATCGGATGTTATACCCTGGGTTGCAACCTCGGGGCCGTGGATACGGTTACCTGTATGGGGGCAGGCATCAGCCAGGCCGCTGGATTTACCATTGCCTATGCCAAAAACAAAAAGCAGCCGCCTGTGTTCTCCACCATCGGCGACTCCACCTTTTTCCATTCGGGCATTACCGGGTTGATCGAAACCGTCACCAAAAAAATCCCTTATGTCCTGGTGATTCTGGACAACCGGACCACCGCCATGACCGGGCACCAGCCCACACCGGCCACAGGCCTGGACGCATCGGGCGACCCATGCATTGCCGTGAATATCCCCGACATTGTCAAGGGCTGCGGGGTGAACTTCATTAAAACCGCAGACCCGTATGACCTGCCGGCATTTATCGACATCCTTAAAGAGGCAAATGCCTATTGCAAAGAGAACGGCCCGGCTGTGGTCATTGCCGAGCATCCCTGTCTGCTTGACATGGACAGGGGCGAACTTGCAGCATCTTTTAAAAAGGTTGCTGTCAACACGGATGCCTGTGACGGTTGTGGATATTGTGTCAGCCAGTTTGAATGCCCGGCCCTTGGCATGAACAACGAGACTGAACAGGTCGGCATTGACGCTGGTCTTTGCACCGGATGCGCGGTCTGTTCATTTGTCTGCCCCAAGGGCGCACTCGTACTTGAAAACCAGGAGTAA
- a CDS encoding 2-oxoacid:acceptor oxidoreductase family protein, whose product MSNNQQIIISGLGGQGVLFITKLLAGAAMADDLPVLTSETHGMAQRGGNVISYLKIGDFSGPLIRPATADVLIALKAESFAHHSYFLKPGGLAVVNSPGPVDDDRYRVFSGDASALAQAAGNVRSENVAMLGFFLGAMKDDEARIFNPDSLAAMIKEKFRAKPAVAQNVLSLLESGMQLYEKR is encoded by the coding sequence ATGTCAAATAATCAGCAGATTATCATTTCAGGTCTGGGCGGCCAGGGCGTTCTTTTTATTACAAAACTTTTGGCCGGTGCTGCCATGGCCGACGATCTTCCCGTGCTCACGTCAGAGACCCACGGCATGGCCCAGCGGGGAGGCAATGTGATTTCCTATCTTAAGATCGGTGATTTTTCAGGACCGCTGATCCGGCCGGCCACGGCAGATGTTTTGATTGCCCTGAAAGCCGAAAGCTTTGCCCACCACAGCTATTTTCTTAAACCCGGCGGCCTGGCCGTGGTGAACAGTCCTGGGCCTGTGGATGATGACAGATACCGGGTGTTTTCCGGGGATGCCTCGGCCCTGGCCCAAGCGGCCGGAAATGTACGCAGTGAAAACGTCGCCATGCTCGGCTTTTTCCTGGGCGCCATGAAAGATGATGAGGCCCGGATATTCAACCCCGACAGCCTTGCCGCCATGATCAAGGAGAAGTTTCGGGCAAAACCTGCGGTGGCACAAAATGTATTAAGCCTGCTTGAGTCAGGCATGCAACTATATGAAAAAAGGTAA